One window of uncultured Trichococcus sp. genomic DNA carries:
- a CDS encoding SDR family oxidoreductase translates to MKNIEELLGYQGKTVVITGAASGMAKSATELLLSLGAKVYAVDRNETDLPVFQFISADLSQKATIDEVAAQLPEKIDALFMCHGVGIGKGKEKFIQMVNFVGQRYMVEELLPRIADGGSVTFISSTGGYGWEQNMQNVGEVLACPTFEATEKWVDEHVDLFTDGQTPDPYQFSKQCVTAYVKLKTRAPEFIDRKISINAIGPSFTSTALIKEFNLAASSDGTEAGGAQVLHDLYLKSWNGRPGLPEEMGYPLVFIGSDLFSYLSGQVLYIDFGLTGEFDFQAASAK, encoded by the coding sequence ATGAAAAACATCGAAGAATTATTAGGCTATCAAGGTAAGACAGTCGTGATCACTGGAGCGGCTTCCGGTATGGCAAAATCTGCCACAGAACTATTGTTGAGCTTGGGCGCAAAAGTTTACGCAGTCGATCGTAATGAGACTGACTTGCCCGTGTTTCAATTCATTTCGGCTGATTTAAGCCAAAAAGCGACAATCGATGAAGTTGCGGCACAATTGCCCGAAAAAATCGATGCGCTGTTCATGTGCCATGGTGTGGGTATCGGCAAAGGCAAAGAAAAATTCATCCAAATGGTCAACTTTGTTGGCCAACGCTACATGGTTGAGGAGCTGTTGCCGAGAATCGCAGATGGCGGTTCAGTGACTTTCATTTCGTCCACTGGTGGCTATGGTTGGGAGCAAAACATGCAGAATGTTGGCGAAGTATTGGCTTGCCCAACTTTTGAAGCAACTGAAAAATGGGTGGATGAGCACGTAGATTTGTTTACAGATGGACAGACTCCTGATCCGTATCAGTTTTCTAAACAATGCGTCACTGCCTATGTCAAATTAAAAACGCGTGCACCGGAATTCATCGACCGTAAGATCAGTATCAATGCAATCGGTCCAAGCTTCACTTCTACGGCTTTGATTAAAGAGTTTAACTTGGCTGCCAGCAGTGATGGCACGGAAGCCGGTGGCGCACAAGTGCTGCACGATCTATATCTGAAGAGCTGGAACGGCCGCCCGGGATTGCCGGAAGAAATGGGCTATCCGCTGGTGTTCATCGGCAGCGACCTGTTCAGTTACCTGAGCGGTCAAGTTCTGTATATCGACTTTGGATTGACCGGAGAATTCGATTTTCAGGCTGCTTCGGCAAAATGA
- a CDS encoding alkyl/aryl-sulfatase, translating into MLTESGREKLQTFTETAYKKKIYKITDTIQHFVGYGHSNAIVIEANSSLILIDTLDSDKRAEEMIEAVRKSTGKPVKTIIFTHGHPDHRGGSGYFKDTVEQIIAFKPIKPVLKYTERLSDVLGERTKRQFGYRLTNEEAVGQGIGIREGHAVGDGQYYFLQPTHLLEEETTLSIDGVELELYPAPGETDDTCIVWLPSEKVLCCGDNYYGCWPNLYALRGGQYRDIAQWIDSLDKVLSFPAEAVLPGHTKPLIGYEYAQEVLGNYKDSMKEVLLQTLDFMNEGYTVDEVIERVNLPEHLQGLEYMGEFYGTIEGSIRSIYQAYFGWFDGNPTNLNKLPRKVFATKFMEMISDEAMVIEKIEKASTSEECLWALELCDILLDTGSFDETELNHLKADVMLKIADYETSANGRHYYLESVKELTK; encoded by the coding sequence ATGTTAACGGAAAGTGGAAGAGAGAAACTACAAACATTTACCGAAACCGCCTATAAAAAGAAAATTTATAAAATCACGGATACAATTCAACACTTTGTCGGATATGGCCATAGCAATGCCATTGTCATTGAAGCGAATAGTTCATTGATTCTGATAGACACGCTGGATTCTGATAAACGAGCGGAAGAAATGATAGAAGCTGTCCGGAAATCAACAGGCAAGCCTGTTAAAACCATCATTTTTACCCATGGCCATCCCGATCACCGTGGGGGTTCTGGGTACTTTAAGGATACCGTTGAGCAGATAATTGCCTTTAAACCTATCAAACCAGTGTTGAAATATACGGAGCGACTATCCGATGTCTTGGGAGAGCGCACCAAGCGACAATTCGGCTACCGACTTACCAATGAGGAGGCAGTGGGGCAGGGAATTGGCATTCGTGAAGGTCACGCAGTGGGGGACGGTCAATATTACTTCCTGCAGCCCACTCATCTGTTGGAGGAGGAGACTACCTTATCCATTGATGGGGTGGAGCTAGAACTGTATCCGGCGCCTGGAGAAACCGATGACACCTGCATTGTCTGGTTGCCGAGTGAGAAAGTGCTTTGCTGTGGTGATAACTACTATGGATGCTGGCCAAACCTTTATGCGTTACGGGGAGGGCAGTACCGGGATATAGCGCAGTGGATAGACAGCTTGGATAAAGTATTGTCTTTCCCTGCCGAAGCAGTACTTCCCGGCCATACCAAGCCCCTAATTGGATACGAGTACGCCCAAGAGGTCTTAGGTAATTACAAAGATAGCATGAAAGAAGTGTTGTTACAGACGCTGGATTTCATGAACGAGGGCTACACGGTTGATGAGGTGATTGAGAGAGTAAACCTTCCAGAACATCTGCAAGGTTTAGAATATATGGGTGAATTTTACGGAACCATAGAAGGGTCAATTCGTTCAATCTACCAAGCATACTTTGGATGGTTTGATGGTAATCCGACTAATCTAAACAAGCTTCCACGTAAAGTGTTTGCAACTAAGTTCATGGAAATGATTAGTGATGAAGCTATGGTTATTGAAAAAATAGAAAAAGCCAGCACCAGTGAAGAATGCTTATGGGCTTTGGAACTTTGCGACATATTATTGGATACAGGTAGTTTTGATGAAACTGAGCTTAACCATTTAAAAGCAGATGTCATGTTAAAAATAGCCGATTATGAGACAAGCGCAAATGGACGACATTACTACTTAGAAAGTGTAAAAGAACTAACAAAGTAA
- a CDS encoding DUF5131 family protein, translated as MSDIWNPWHGCKKVSPGCQNCYMFHLDSQRGKDGALIYKVQSSFDRPLKRNRLGDYVIPPGSTIRVCMTSDFFLEEADEWRGEVWKMIEKRSDVLFYLLTKRIERVKDCLPENWGDGWENVWLNVSAENQKMADRRIPVLLDLPFKHRGIMAAPLIGEIDLRQHLSSGKIERVIVGGENYAGARECHHEWVERMHQDCVRNNVNFTFIETGNHFVKDGRKYEILDKRKQQEQAKKSGLFYEGRAVSVHLTEVAQGESVPLFQIDTVTLCDSCAYRKFCGTQSGRPSCMLSL; from the coding sequence TTGAGTGATATCTGGAACCCGTGGCACGGCTGCAAAAAGGTCAGCCCGGGATGCCAAAATTGTTATATGTTTCATTTGGACAGTCAACGAGGAAAAGATGGCGCGCTCATCTATAAAGTCCAGAGCAGCTTTGATCGCCCGCTAAAAAGGAACCGGCTCGGCGACTACGTCATACCGCCCGGTTCCACGATACGCGTCTGCATGACTTCGGACTTTTTTCTGGAGGAAGCGGACGAGTGGCGCGGCGAGGTCTGGAAGATGATTGAAAAGCGGTCGGACGTGCTGTTCTACTTGTTGACGAAAAGAATCGAACGCGTGAAGGATTGTCTGCCTGAAAATTGGGGAGACGGTTGGGAAAACGTGTGGCTGAATGTATCCGCCGAAAACCAGAAGATGGCCGATAGGCGGATCCCGGTACTCCTGGATCTGCCTTTCAAACACCGAGGCATCATGGCCGCGCCGTTGATCGGCGAAATCGATTTGAGGCAGCATTTGTCTTCCGGAAAAATCGAACGCGTTATCGTCGGCGGGGAAAACTATGCTGGGGCAAGGGAATGCCATCATGAATGGGTAGAGAGGATGCATCAGGATTGCGTGAGAAACAATGTGAACTTTACATTCATCGAAACCGGGAATCATTTCGTGAAGGACGGACGGAAGTATGAAATTTTGGACAAACGGAAGCAACAGGAGCAAGCAAAAAAATCCGGCCTGTTTTATGAAGGGCGTGCGGTTTCGGTTCATCTGACGGAAGTTGCCCAGGGCGAATCGGTGCCGCTTTTTCAAATCGACACCGTGACTTTGTGTGATTCCTGCGCTTACAGGAAATTTTGCGGGACACAATCTGGCAGGCCAAGCTGTATGCTGTCGCTGTGA
- a CDS encoding PRD domain-containing protein produces MGKNKEGEYDWELIITFIMDVIKKINNNVAVCRDANGKELVAFGKGIGFPKLPYELTDLSQITMTFYQLNNHYYQLLAEIPQHILDISAEIVKIAQIQLNNNLNPNMVFNLADHINFAITRMQKYKDMKLVFSYDIEQLYPKETELAKYAVKLIQKTMHVTLPEAEITNIAMHFVNGQAEIEQAENAPNMDSLIDAVASVIEEAFSVKLDKAEFSYNRFVMHLRYYIKRIQEEEQFMDSNESLFHTMKESMPKVYECAATIARLIYRELGIESTDDELMYLMIHINRIIKNTQ; encoded by the coding sequence TTGGGAAAAAACAAGGAAGGGGAATATGATTGGGAGCTAATCATTACATTTATTATGGATGTCATTAAAAAAATCAACAACAATGTAGCCGTTTGTCGGGACGCAAATGGAAAGGAGTTGGTAGCGTTCGGGAAAGGGATCGGGTTTCCGAAACTCCCTTACGAACTTACGGATTTGAGTCAGATTACCATGACGTTTTATCAATTGAATAATCATTACTATCAATTATTGGCAGAAATTCCTCAGCATATACTGGATATCAGCGCAGAGATCGTTAAGATTGCCCAAATTCAGTTAAACAACAACCTGAATCCCAATATGGTGTTCAACCTAGCGGATCATATAAATTTTGCCATCACACGCATGCAAAAATATAAGGATATGAAGTTGGTGTTCTCCTATGATATCGAGCAGCTTTATCCAAAAGAAACAGAATTGGCCAAATATGCTGTGAAACTGATCCAGAAGACCATGCATGTCACCTTGCCGGAGGCGGAAATAACAAATATCGCTATGCATTTTGTGAACGGTCAGGCGGAGATTGAACAAGCTGAAAATGCGCCGAATATGGACAGCTTGATTGATGCTGTCGCCTCTGTAATCGAAGAAGCCTTTTCAGTCAAACTGGACAAAGCTGAATTCAGCTATAACCGTTTTGTTATGCATCTTCGCTATTATATTAAGCGTATTCAGGAAGAAGAACAATTTATGGACAGCAATGAGAGTCTTTTTCATACAATGAAAGAGAGCATGCCGAAAGTATATGAATGCGCAGCAACCATCGCAAGGCTCATCTACCGCGAACTGGGTATAGAAAGTACGGACGATGAGTTGATGTACCTGATGATTCATATCAATCGCATCATCAAGAATACACAATAA
- a CDS encoding zinc-binding dehydrogenase codes for MKAVVVYEAGGPEKLVYTDVPTPKIKEGWSLVKVKGFGINHSEIFTREGKSPSVIFPRILGIECVGVIEKTSDPLHLPIGQKVISIMGEMGRAFDGGYAEFALLPNAQIYPVTTDLSWEELVTIPETYYTAYGSLQNLQIKPTDRVLVRGGTSGVGIAFLKLLKGKDSKIVVEGTTRKLTKRDSLLAAGFDGVVEETEGELQTKRTYDKILELIGPATIKNSFQHINEHGIVCSTGQLGNQWYLENFDPIFDIKRNSYLTSFYSGNVDGDRLNNLLAYIEANHIQVFPEKIFKLHEVQLAHEYLQSQSSFGKVIVINNK; via the coding sequence ATGAAAGCAGTCGTAGTGTACGAAGCAGGTGGACCGGAAAAGTTGGTCTATACGGATGTTCCCACTCCCAAAATTAAAGAAGGTTGGTCCTTGGTTAAAGTGAAGGGCTTTGGTATTAACCACTCAGAAATCTTCACAAGGGAGGGAAAGTCACCTTCCGTCATATTCCCGAGGATTTTGGGGATTGAATGCGTTGGGGTTATTGAGAAGACAAGTGATCCGCTCCATTTGCCAATTGGGCAAAAAGTGATTTCCATAATGGGGGAAATGGGCCGGGCTTTTGACGGCGGGTACGCTGAATTCGCTTTATTGCCGAATGCTCAAATTTATCCCGTTACTACGGATCTATCGTGGGAAGAGCTTGTCACGATTCCTGAAACCTACTATACGGCTTACGGATCATTGCAAAACCTGCAAATCAAACCGACTGACCGAGTGCTGGTTCGGGGCGGGACCAGTGGCGTGGGGATAGCATTTCTAAAATTGCTGAAAGGGAAAGATAGCAAAATAGTAGTCGAAGGAACCACTAGAAAACTTACAAAAAGGGATAGCTTATTAGCGGCGGGATTTGACGGTGTGGTTGAAGAAACAGAGGGAGAGTTACAAACCAAGAGGACGTATGACAAAATTCTGGAGTTAATCGGACCAGCAACCATTAAGAATAGTTTTCAGCATATCAATGAGCATGGGATTGTCTGCAGTACCGGGCAGCTGGGGAATCAATGGTATTTGGAAAATTTTGACCCGATTTTTGATATCAAGCGGAATAGCTACTTAACCAGTTTTTATTCAGGAAACGTTGATGGAGATCGCTTGAACAACTTGCTGGCCTATATCGAGGCTAACCATATTCAAGTTTTTCCTGAGAAGATTTTCAAACTGCATGAGGTGCAACTAGCCCATGAGTATTTGCAGAGTCAGTCCAGTTTTGGAAAGGTAATTGTAATAAACAATAAATGA
- a CDS encoding IS4 family transposase, producing MTVQLMAFQEYIEEAQIIYLEDIREGNPHAFTRKRKTTPIALMLQMFAQKGNSQFCELLNFYEDQGKPLNISTVAFYKARMNYNPKAIRLMMTDYMSMIYEENNDQLVKLNGYIVTAIDGSDIILPSTEENAKKYGVAINAKASANPVMASVSLLYDCINKLTIDTFVGPYKSSERESASQHLHVLKETIRQPTITVFDRGYFSMRLIHQLIQDGQKFVMRMDRQNLKRYSSQLSVGQDQTFEVTFNSSQTNKYRNDRIFRATLMSIVYPLRFVKIPLYKQDSGEMEDEVLLTNLTPEEFSSDDLSEVYRLRWGIETAYNVLKNRMKLEEFSGIRERLILQDIYCSVWLYNLTMLHLIEVSETRAIPQERYKYEMKQNLSIAIGIVKTYFIRSFMSETREQRRKSFEQMSVLLTKHLVPVRPHRAAKRKTPVNKSRRSYRYTY from the coding sequence ATGACGGTCCAACTGATGGCATTTCAGGAATATATTGAGGAAGCCCAAATTATCTATCTGGAAGATATCCGCGAAGGGAACCCACATGCTTTTACCCGAAAAAGGAAAACGACCCCTATCGCATTGATGCTTCAAATGTTTGCACAAAAGGGGAACTCTCAATTTTGCGAACTCTTAAATTTCTACGAGGACCAGGGGAAACCCCTCAACATTTCGACCGTCGCTTTTTATAAGGCCCGAATGAACTATAACCCCAAAGCCATCCGATTGATGATGACTGACTATATGTCCATGATTTATGAAGAGAACAATGACCAATTGGTCAAGCTGAACGGCTACATTGTGACTGCGATAGACGGTTCTGACATTATCCTTCCTTCCACGGAAGAAAATGCCAAGAAGTACGGTGTGGCAATTAATGCAAAGGCATCCGCCAATCCGGTGATGGCTTCCGTCTCCCTCCTATATGATTGTATCAATAAATTGACGATTGATACATTTGTCGGTCCATACAAGAGCAGTGAGCGTGAATCAGCTTCGCAACATCTTCACGTATTGAAAGAAACGATCCGGCAACCGACGATTACCGTGTTTGATCGCGGTTATTTCTCGATGCGTTTAATCCACCAACTGATCCAGGACGGGCAGAAATTTGTGATGCGGATGGATCGCCAGAACTTAAAGCGTTATTCCAGCCAGCTGTCTGTCGGGCAAGACCAAACTTTTGAAGTCACTTTTAACAGTTCTCAGACAAACAAGTACCGGAACGACCGGATCTTCCGGGCTACCTTGATGAGCATAGTTTATCCCTTGCGATTTGTAAAAATCCCACTTTACAAGCAGGACAGTGGCGAGATGGAGGACGAAGTCCTTTTGACAAATTTAACACCCGAAGAATTTTCATCCGACGACTTGAGTGAAGTGTACCGATTGAGATGGGGAATCGAAACTGCCTACAACGTACTGAAAAACCGGATGAAGTTAGAGGAGTTCAGTGGTATTCGGGAACGTCTTATCCTTCAGGACATTTATTGTAGTGTTTGGTTGTACAACCTGACGATGCTTCATCTAATCGAAGTGAGCGAAACAAGAGCAATCCCCCAAGAGCGTTATAAATATGAAATGAAGCAGAATCTCAGCATTGCTATCGGAATCGTAAAAACCTATTTCATACGATCGTTCATGAGTGAAACACGCGAACAACGAAGAAAAAGTTTCGAACAAATGAGTGTGCTGCTTACCAAGCATCTTGTCCCCGTCCGCCCACATAGGGCGGCCAAAAGGAAGACCCCGGTGAACAAATCCAGAAGATCTTATCGTTACACATATTAA
- the tnpA gene encoding IS200/IS605 family transposase: MSQDKNSLAHTTWNCKYHIVFAPKYRRQAIYGKIKQDIGVILRQLCERKGVEIIEATACVDHIHMLVSIPPKISVSSFVGYLKGKSSLMIFDRHSNLKYRYGNRKFWCTGYYVDTVGRNKKAIQEYIRNQIQDDIVAEQLSLLEYTDPFTGEEVRKSKKKK; encoded by the coding sequence ATGTCTCAAGACAAAAATAGTTTAGCACATACCACTTGGAATTGTAAGTATCACATAGTTTTTGCGCCCAAATACCGGAGGCAAGCAATCTACGGAAAGATAAAACAAGATATAGGAGTCATACTAAGGCAGTTATGCGAAAGAAAAGGTGTAGAAATAATCGAAGCCACTGCTTGTGTGGATCATATACACATGTTGGTAAGCATACCGCCCAAGATAAGTGTCTCATCGTTTGTCGGCTATCTAAAAGGGAAAAGTAGCCTCATGATATTTGATAGACACTCCAACCTGAAATATCGCTATGGGAATCGCAAATTCTGGTGCACAGGATATTATGTCGATACAGTCGGAAGAAACAAGAAGGCAATTCAAGAATATATACGCAACCAAATTCAAGATGATATAGTGGCAGAACAATTAAGCCTATTAGAGTACACGGATCCATTTACAGGCGAAGAAGTTCGTAAGAGTAAAAAGAAAAAATAA
- a CDS encoding PTS transporter subunit EIIC: MSQENKYNELASKILAGVGGKDNVSYVTHCMTRLRFNIKDNSLPKDDELKAIPGVLGVVHSGGQLQVIIGQTVDHVYESLAKIGNFQTSNPLSENLDKPKEKLTLKKIGSNILDALAGCLTPLIPLLVAASMFKMLVAVLGPGMLNVLAADSDLYALLTFVGDAGFYFFPIFIAYTASVKFKVTSVIAMFLGGIIIHPTLIQFVTEGRPFTVYGIPAQIQNYSSTVIPIILSVWIMSYVERFFKKYIPSALKTIFAPTLTIAVMIPLTLIVLGPLGNFVGNYISQGILAFGNLGGIGQILAVGLIGALWQFLVMTGMHLVMITTMIVVFTTTGSDNLVMLGAVSASMAVTGMCLGAALSIKNKEDKSLAWSYVIAAFIGGVTEPGLYGIAVKYKRPFIGLIAGGFAGGVYASMTGVTAYAMVPVANFLALTSYAGGSTGNLINGIISGVIALLVSAVVTYLVGAEKKVGVLNETLSTSR; the protein is encoded by the coding sequence ATGAGCCAAGAAAATAAATACAACGAATTAGCCAGCAAAATTTTAGCTGGAGTAGGCGGAAAAGATAATGTTTCCTATGTGACTCACTGCATGACCCGCCTGCGCTTCAACATAAAGGATAACAGTTTGCCGAAAGACGATGAGCTGAAAGCCATCCCAGGCGTACTGGGTGTTGTCCATTCCGGTGGCCAGCTGCAGGTCATCATCGGCCAAACCGTGGATCATGTCTATGAAAGCTTAGCTAAAATCGGAAACTTCCAAACAAGCAATCCACTTTCGGAAAACCTTGATAAACCTAAGGAAAAATTGACTTTGAAAAAAATCGGCAGCAATATTTTGGATGCGCTTGCGGGCTGCTTGACCCCGCTGATTCCGCTTCTGGTTGCCGCGTCCATGTTCAAGATGCTCGTTGCAGTTTTGGGGCCTGGTATGCTGAATGTGTTGGCCGCCGATTCCGATCTTTACGCCTTACTCACTTTCGTCGGGGATGCCGGCTTTTACTTCTTCCCAATTTTTATCGCCTACACAGCTTCTGTAAAATTCAAAGTGACGAGCGTCATTGCTATGTTTTTGGGCGGTATCATCATCCACCCTACGCTTATCCAGTTTGTCACTGAAGGACGTCCGTTTACGGTCTATGGCATACCAGCCCAGATCCAAAACTATTCCAGCACAGTCATTCCCATCATTTTATCAGTATGGATCATGTCCTATGTGGAACGCTTCTTCAAAAAATATATCCCAAGCGCACTGAAGACCATCTTTGCACCGACGTTGACGATTGCCGTCATGATTCCCTTAACATTGATTGTCCTTGGACCGCTAGGAAATTTTGTAGGCAATTACATCTCCCAAGGCATCTTGGCATTCGGTAATCTAGGTGGTATCGGTCAAATTTTAGCTGTCGGCCTTATCGGGGCTTTATGGCAATTCCTTGTAATGACCGGCATGCATTTGGTTATGATCACAACCATGATTGTGGTTTTCACTACTACCGGTTCAGATAACCTTGTAATGTTAGGTGCCGTTTCTGCCAGCATGGCCGTTACCGGCATGTGTTTGGGAGCCGCTTTGTCCATCAAGAATAAAGAAGATAAAAGCTTGGCCTGGAGTTATGTCATCGCAGCCTTCATCGGTGGAGTCACCGAACCCGGTTTGTACGGCATTGCCGTAAAATACAAGCGCCCATTCATCGGCTTGATAGCTGGCGGTTTTGCAGGCGGAGTCTACGCTTCCATGACAGGCGTAACTGCCTATGCGATGGTTCCTGTCGCAAATTTCCTGGCGCTGACTTCTTATGCAGGTGGTTCTACAGGAAACCTGATCAACGGCATCATCAGCGGGGTTATAGCCCTTTTGGTATCTGCTGTGGTTACCTATCTTGTAGGAGCAGAAAAGAAAGTGGGTGTACTGAATGAAACTCTTAGTACGAGCAGATGA
- a CDS encoding antibiotic biosynthesis monooxygenase produces the protein MIGDVNMFEHIAWIFELTLNTKELSDLKELMNEMVNATKENEPGTLAYEWTVSEDGEICHIYECYESDEATLAHLATFKEKYAARLMAFGDATSFVVYGSPNTAVIEALDGFGAKYMAPIGGFRR, from the coding sequence TTGATTGGGGATGTAAACATGTTTGAGCATATTGCGTGGATTTTTGAGTTAACGTTAAATACTAAAGAGTTATCCGATTTGAAAGAACTGATGAATGAAATGGTGAACGCAACAAAGGAAAATGAGCCAGGTACATTGGCTTATGAATGGACTGTTTCAGAAGATGGAGAAATTTGCCATATTTATGAATGTTACGAAAGTGATGAAGCTACTTTAGCGCATCTTGCAACATTCAAAGAAAAATATGCTGCCCGTTTGATGGCCTTTGGCGATGCAACCAGTTTTGTCGTTTACGGTTCACCGAATACAGCTGTAATTGAAGCTTTGGACGGTTTTGGGGCTAAATACATGGCACCTATCGGTGGTTTTAGACGTTAA
- a CDS encoding NADPH-dependent F420 reductase — protein MNVTIFGKGNMATAIAKNFEAAGNAVNYVGHETDATLDEVVVLAIPYPAVADVISNYKEQLDGKIVIDITNPLNFETWDDLVVPADGSAASEIQKKLPNSKVIKGFNTNFAGTLASGKVGGEIPTVVLLASDFADAKEQLITALKDSPLTVVDAGSLKRARELEAFGFLQMTLAVKEEITWVGGFGIVK, from the coding sequence ATGAACGTAACAATTTTCGGAAAAGGCAATATGGCAACAGCAATCGCAAAGAATTTTGAGGCTGCAGGAAATGCAGTGAATTATGTTGGACATGAAACGGATGCAACACTGGATGAAGTCGTTGTATTGGCGATCCCTTATCCTGCAGTCGCTGATGTGATCAGCAATTATAAAGAGCAATTGGACGGAAAAATTGTCATTGATATCACCAATCCGTTAAACTTCGAAACGTGGGATGACTTGGTTGTGCCGGCTGATGGCTCTGCTGCTTCAGAAATCCAGAAGAAACTTCCAAACAGCAAAGTTATCAAAGGGTTCAACACAAATTTCGCCGGAACATTGGCTTCAGGTAAAGTCGGCGGTGAAATCCCTACAGTCGTGTTGCTGGCTTCTGACTTCGCAGACGCGAAAGAGCAATTGATTACTGCACTGAAAGACAGCCCGTTAACGGTCGTTGACGCTGGCAGCTTGAAACGCGCACGCGAACTGGAAGCATTCGGCTTCCTGCAAATGACATTGGCCGTCAAAGAAGAAATCACTTGGGTTGGTGGATTCGGGATCGTGAAATAA
- a CDS encoding ChbG/HpnK family deacetylase, whose product MKLLVRADDLGYSEAINYGIAKSVIDGIVKNVGVMVNMPATEHGLALLKDVEVCYGCHTNICVGKPLTDPKLIPSITTADGYFKSSKDYRSATEDFVVLEEVMIEIEAQYQRFVELMGRQPQYFEGHAVASPNFMKGLELIAAKHSLKYSGISFGEKPIVVNGKKVYLSMDSMGPDYDPFESLKKLTEHLHTDGVDMMVLHPGYLDAFILSTSSLTIPRTQEVEMAISAETKAWLAEHDVRLLTYDDL is encoded by the coding sequence ATGAAACTCTTAGTACGAGCAGATGATTTAGGCTATTCAGAGGCGATCAACTACGGCATTGCCAAATCTGTCATCGACGGCATCGTCAAAAATGTCGGCGTGATGGTCAACATGCCCGCGACTGAACATGGCTTGGCCTTATTGAAGGATGTCGAAGTATGCTATGGTTGCCACACCAACATTTGTGTCGGCAAACCGTTGACGGATCCGAAGCTGATTCCGAGCATCACTACTGCGGACGGCTACTTTAAATCTTCGAAGGATTACCGCAGTGCTACGGAGGATTTTGTGGTGCTGGAGGAAGTGATGATTGAAATCGAAGCGCAATACCAGCGCTTTGTCGAACTGATGGGCCGCCAACCGCAATACTTTGAAGGCCATGCCGTGGCCAGCCCCAATTTCATGAAAGGGTTGGAACTGATTGCTGCAAAACACAGCCTGAAATATTCTGGCATTTCATTTGGCGAAAAGCCGATAGTCGTGAATGGCAAAAAGGTGTACTTGTCGATGGATAGCATGGGACCCGATTATGATCCTTTCGAAAGCCTGAAAAAACTGACCGAACATCTGCATACGGACGGCGTCGACATGATGGTGCTGCACCCCGGTTATCTGGATGCCTTTATCCTGAGCACTTCCAGCCTGACGATCCCCCGCACGCAGGAAGTCGAGATGGCAATCTCTGCCGAAACGAAGGCTTGGTTGGCGGAGCATGATGTCCGCTTGCTTACGTATGACGATCTTTAA